ACCGTGATGAGGAAGCCCTTTACCGGAAGTATCGTAGAGCCTACCCGGCTGAGTGGGGTGGCGAGGCGCATAAATACGGACATCCTTCGACGAACGCTTCGAGAGAATAATGGACGAGTTCGCTGAGATAAATCGACGCGTATTCAGAGTGTTCGCTAGGCTTCCGGTCAACTTCGTCATATGCCATGACGATATAGCAACTTCGCACGGCCCGATCATGACTCCATGGTGGATGAAGAAATACATCTTTCCTCGCTACAGAGAATTCTGGAAGATCGTTAGGGATGCTGGAAAAGTCGTCATATTCATGTCTGATGGCTGCATAGACGCATATGTCGATGAAATAATCTCGTGCGGTGCCCAAGGGATCATCACCGAACCTTACACAAACCTTCGCGCTATTGCCTGCAAGTATCCAAACATTTTCTTAGCTGGCGAGGGAGACTGCCGCGTGCTTCTACGTAATAACCCGGTTGAAATAGAGGCTATGGTTCGAAGAATGGTGGAAACGGCTAAAATAGCAGGTGGCTACGCCTTCTGCATCGGGAACCATATACCTTGGAATACTCCACCTCAAGCCGTTAAACTCTACCTAGACCTCTGCGCTGAGTTAGGTCGCCTTGAGTAAATAGTCAAGTATAAGCTCTTATGTTTGTTTGCATAATGAAAAGAAGCGGAGAATTACGCGGGCGTTTCAAGAGGCGGTTTTATGCGTATGAGTTCTAAAGAACCTGACGCCGCCCTAGTCCATAGCTACTGTGTATACATGCACCCTTCATACTTGATGAGGGCCATGGTCATATCGTCTACCGGATAGAGACATCGTGAACATAGATGGCATAATAAGTACCGGTTAAACAACGGCTAACGCCGCTAAGATAGCGAAGAAACAGAGTGCTAGGAGGGTGTACGTAGGCGTAGGCGTGACCCACGCTCTACTGGCAGAGGGGCGTTAGAACGGTTGAAAGCGGCCGGCGTAGAGGATTCGGCTCTATATTTCCAGTACGATGACTGTATCTACTGGGTCTGGAGCTTTCTCGGGGACTCTTACGACGACTTTTTCGCCTTCCTGTTTGAACTTAAGCTCGCTAGGGTCGGCTAGGAGATATGCGGATTTAACCTTGCTTTTGACTCCTGAGACCCTCAGTTCTCCATACCAAGGCCAGCCGAAGACGTGGATGTAGAGTTTACCGGGCTTCACAGTGCACCGGTAAATCGAGTCGGGAGCCATGTCGATCGGGCTTGCCTCTGCGCCGTAGATGCTTTCCCCGTTCACCCTTAGCCACTCACCTACTTCCCTCAAAATCCGTACGCAAGGCTCGGGGATCTCCCCCTCGGCCGTAGGACCGACGTTGAGCAAATAGTTACCACCCTTGCTCACTATATCCACCAGGGTTTGAATTATCCTTCCAGGAGACTTCCAGTTATGGTCATAGCTCTTATACCCCCAAGTATCGTTCATAGTGGCAGGTACTTCCCAGTCCTCCTCTAACTTCTGGTTAGGGATCTGATTGTCCCCCATCTCGATGTAGTCGCCTAAGCCCTTTATAGGGCCCCACCTGAAAACACCGCCTATACGTCCGCTGATAATCGTGTCAGGCGATATTTCTCTGACAAACTCCACGAGCTCACGGGCGAGCTCTGGGGTCGGGGTTCCTATATCGAACCAGAGGACCGCTACCTGGCCGTAGTTTGTCAGCAGTTCACGGAGCTGAGGCTTGACATATTCCCGTAGATATCTCGTGAAGTTCTGTCTCGAAGGGCTGTAGTCCCAGTCGTTACCCAAACCATCTGGATGATGCCAATCAAGCGTCTGGGAATAGTAGAACCCAAGCTTAATACCCTCTTCTCTACATGCTTCGGCGAGCTCTTTAAGCGGGTCTCGACCAAACGGGGTGGCTTTAACGATATTGTAATCCGTATATTTTGTGTCGAACATGCAGAAGCCGTCGTGATGCTTAGCCGTGATCACGATATACCTCATCCCAGCCTCCTTAGCGACCCCAACCCACTCCCTAGCATCGAACTTAACAGGGTTAAACCGTTTAGCAAGTTGCTCATACTCCTTGACCGGGATCCTGGCGGTGTGCATGATCCACTCGCCTATACCTGGGATGCACCTGTCCTTCCATACACCGGCCGGTATCGCATAGAGACCCCAGTGGATGAACATACCGAACTTCGCCTCACGCCACCAAGCCATCCTCCTCTCGTGCAACTCCCTACCCTCTCCACCTAAACAATCCATATCGATCCCCCATCCAATCTTATCATAAGATCATGGTCATCATTAAATTTTTAACCCTTTAACGATCAACGAATAGGTTTTAAAATAGGGCGACGGATGCACACTAAGCCTCTATACGGTAAACATGGTTCCTTATGGTAATAATGTATATTTTTACACGTATTTCTCTACTACTTCAGCAGCTATCCGCGCCCACTCCCATAAACGCTGGGGCTGATATTTTACGGTGCTTATATCTTTCATATGGATCTCCAGTACGCAGCCGAATCTTCTCGCCTTCTCCAGCTTCTCCTCCATATCCCTTCTCACCGCTTTAGGATCCCAAATGGAGGCTGCGAGGACCGCCGGGTTCGGCTACGAGTTGCCGATACCGAAGCCCAAGGAGCTCATCGGGAGATGCACGCTCTGGGATAAGAACCCCACATGCCATAAAGAACGATGCATGTTCAACCCATTAATCCGCGAAAAAGCCGAAGCGAAAAACAAACAGTTTAAAGAATAGTTGGCTTCATTAAAGCTTTAGCTCTTATTCCTGGTTATAACTACGATGATGCACGACCTTTTGACATATAACGTCGTCGGGTCGATATTACCGCCAAGCTCATTGCTATAGTTCCGTTTCGGATACGTGGATCACCTTAGCTATGCGTCTTCCCCTATCGCATAGGATTTTGTCGGCTGTGATGAGCGGGATCCTTGTCTCGAGGGCTAAAGCTAAATATGAGGCGTCGTAGAGGGTGAGTTTAAGTTCCACGGCTATGTCTATGGCTTTGCTGAGGTTAGGCTCTCTGATGTTAAGCGTCGGTATACGTATAAGGTGGTTAAACTTTCTTACAGCGTCTTCTTTTGCAAGAAAGTTTCTACGCACCAGTATAACCAACGCGTTAGCTATTTCATACAGGATGAGCGAAGGTGCATAGATAGTTTTAAGCGTACCTATGAGTTTTAGAGCGTTCTTCGTGTACCTTTCTCTGACGACGGCTTGAACCAGTATGGATGCGTCTAAGACAGCTTCAGGAGTTTCCTCGGGCAAGCGTACGCCCCTCTCTTGTTTCACGGATTATCTTAACTATGGTTCCCTCGGGAAACTTAGGAGACGCCTTAACCTCCTCCCTAAGGGTTTTTAATACCCTCTGAAGCTCTAACTTCTTTACCTCCTCTTCCAACGCCCTTCTCACCAGAGCGCTGATGTTTATACCAAGCTCATCAGCTCTTCTCTTCAACTCCTCACTAACCTTAGCGGAAACCGTCACGAGCCTGTCCATAAATACTCCACATCAGTATTACCAAATAATATGACATATAAGTATTACCACACCGCCAAAGACCGCGTCCATATCTCATCAAGGTATAAACCAGAGGCGGAAAGATTTTAATCGAAGAATTAGACAATTACTCTCTCGGCTGGGTGAGAACCATCAAAAACGACCGGAGCCGGGGTCACCTAGTCTGGTAGGGTGCAGGCCTGCTAAGCCTGTGCTCCGTACGGGGCACGTGGGTTCAAATCCCACCCCCGGCGTCTCAGAATTCGGAAATAAGCTTAAACTAAGCTTATTTTCAGCTTATGGATGGAGCTGGCTGGTTACAGAATCTTGTAACCTTCTGATAGCGGTGATCCTTAGCAATTTGCGGTGTTCAACCAGATTCTCTTTATCCATGGTATCTTGTCGAACTCTTCATCCTCTGAGACTATATGCTTAATCCCAGCCTTATTCATCGAAGCTATGTGAAGTGCGTCTGATGGTTTTAATCCATAACTCACCATCGTCTTTTTCATAATGTCATAATCGGTGTAGTCTATCGGAATCACCTCTAAAATGGGCATCAACTGATCCATCAGTTCGAGGATCTCGTCTAATGGAATCTTATATTTCTTTGTTAAAATCCATAGGGTCTCATCTACGACGATCATATTGACGAATAGACGGTCTCCACGTTCAACGGATTCCCTTAAAAAGTTTGTCACGTAATCGAAGATCTGATCGCTCTCAGAATATCTAAGATATATTAAATAGGAAGAGTCAAGGAAGAGCCTCAAGAGCCTCATCCTCTAGGCTGAGCTTGGAAACACGTCTTGCTATGGGTTTCCTAGACTTCTTCAACCAATCTAGAAACTCTTCAATGTCTAGTCCTCTCTGTAAAGCGAGCTCGTCTTCCCTGAGATCCGCTATTACATAGCTGCGAAGTTTTATTCCAAGCTTATCCCTAACGATCTTTGGAAGCACTATCTGCCCCTTCGGCCCAACTTTCAACTTGAGTTTAACCATAAGTATCACAAAGTATCACTACAAGTTCAACGATATAAATCTTCCCTCATAATTTGAAGGCGAACGAG
The genomic region above belongs to Candidatus Bathyarchaeota archaeon and contains:
- a CDS encoding alpha-L-fucosidase; this translates as MDCLGGEGRELHERRMAWWREAKFGMFIHWGLYAIPAGVWKDRCIPGIGEWIMHTARIPVKEYEQLAKRFNPVKFDAREWVGVAKEAGMRYIVITAKHHDGFCMFDTKYTDYNIVKATPFGRDPLKELAEACREEGIKLGFYYSQTLDWHHPDGLGNDWDYSPSRQNFTRYLREYVKPQLRELLTNYGQVAVLWFDIGTPTPELARELVEFVREISPDTIISGRIGGVFRWGPIKGLGDYIEMGDNQIPNQKLEEDWEVPATMNDTWGYKSYDHNWKSPGRIIQTLVDIVSKGGNYLLNVGPTAEGEIPEPCVRILREVGEWLRVNGESIYGAEASPIDMAPDSIYRCTVKPGKLYIHVFGWPWYGELRVSGVKSKVKSAYLLADPSELKFKQEGEKVVVRVPEKAPDPVDTVIVLEI
- a CDS encoding type II toxin-antitoxin system VapC family toxin produces the protein MPEETPEAVLDASILVQAVVRERYTKNALKLIGTLKTIYAPSLILYEIANALVILVRRNFLAKEDAVRKFNHLIRIPTLNIREPNLSKAIDIAVELKLTLYDASYLALALETRIPLITADKILCDRGRRIAKVIHVSETEL
- a CDS encoding type II toxin-antitoxin system CcdA family antitoxin: MDRLVTVSAKVSEELKRRADELGINISALVRRALEEEVKKLELQRVLKTLREEVKASPKFPEGTIVKIIRETREGRTLARGNS
- a CDS encoding type II toxin-antitoxin system VapC family toxin, whose amino-acid sequence is MRLFLDSSYLIYLRYSESDQIFDYVTNFLRESVERGDRLFVNMIVVDETLWILTKKYKIPLDEILELMDQLMPILEVIPIDYTDYDIMKKTMVSYGLKPSDALHIASMNKAGIKHIVSEDEEFDKIPWIKRIWLNTANC
- a CDS encoding AbrB/MazE/SpoVT family DNA-binding domain-containing protein → MILMVKLKLKVGPKGQIVLPKIVRDKLGIKLRSYVIADLREDELALQRGLDIEEFLDWLKKSRKPIARRVSKLSLEDEALEALP